The Lachnospiraceae bacterium KM106-2 nucleotide sequence GCAGAGAGTTCTGTTATAGCCTTTTAGCTTGTCGCCAAGCTTGGATGAAAGACAGCTTTCATCCAGTCATTTCAATCGGAGCTGACAGGTACTCGTTCGTGAAAGTAATTGTCTACAGTCAAAAAGGCTATAGCGGAGAGTTTTGCATGCAAAACTCTTTTTATGTTATATTAGAAGAGTACATAAAAGGATAACCTTACAATTCTGTAAGGTTATTGTTATTTGAATCGATGTTATGGATAGAATCTTGATGATAGAATACCAACATAAGATAAATCAAAATAAATAGTAAGGATGGTTGGAAAAAATGAGCGAAATATTAAAAGTAGAAAATATTGAAAAGTATTATGGACGCAGAGGAAATATTACAAAAGCAATTGACGGAATCAGCTTTCGAGTTGAGGAAGGCGAGTACATTGGTATTATGGGAGCCAGCGGCAGTGGTAAGACAACCTTATTAAATGCTATTTCTACCATCGATACTGTTACAGCTGGTCAAATCTATATTAATGATGAAAATATCACGAAATTAAAATCAAAAGCATTGTCAAAGTTCAGAAGAGATAATCTTGGATTCATCTTTCAGGACTTTAACTTACTAGATACTTTGACAGCATACGAGAACATCGCATTGGCATTGACTATTCATAAGATACCAGCAACTACGATTGATGCAAAAGTAAAAGAGGTTGCAGCAAAGCTGAACATAGAAGCAGTTTTAGATAAATATCCATATCAAATGTCAGGTGGTCAAAAACAAAGAGTTGCTTCGGCAAGAGCCATTATTACAAATCCTACCTTAGTTCTTGCAGATGAGCCAACAGGAGCACTTGATTCTAAATCAGCAAGAATGTTATTAGAATCTTTTGAGACCTTAAATGATGATCTGGGAGCAACGATCATGATGGTAACACACGATGCTTTTACAGCAAGTTATTGTAAGAGAATCTTATTTATCAAGGATGGCAGAATCTTTAATGAAATCCATCGCGGTAAAGAGACAAGAAAAGAATTCTTCAATCGTATTATTGAAGTCGTAACCTTATTAGGAGGTGACAACAGTAATGTTCTGTAAGATCGCAATTAATAATGTAAAGAAGAGTATTAAAGATTATTTAATCTACTTTATGACATTAACATTTGGTGTCTGTCTCTTTTATGTATTTAACTCCATTGAAACACAGCAGCAGATGTTGCAATTAACAAAGTCACAGTATGAGATCATGGAAGTATTAGTTAAGGTAATGGGAACTTTATCGATATTTATTTCAGTTATTCTAGGATTCTTGATCCTTTATGCAAATAAGTTCTTAATGAAACGAAGACATCGGGAATTCGGAATTTATATGTCACTTGGTATGGATAAAAGAAGAGTATCTAGAATCCTTATGATCGAGACTTTACTCATCGGTATTGCCTCTTTGGCCGTAGGTATTGTAATTGGTATTTTTGCTTCACAAGGTTTATCAGCAGTGACTGCTAAATTAATGAATACTGGAATTAAGAAGTTCTATTTTACATTCTCAATGGATGCAGCACTTAAATCAATGCTCTACTTTGGAATTATCTTTATCTTTGTTATGATCTTTAATACCGTTATCGTTTCAAAATATAAATTGATTAATTTACTTTATAGTAATCGTAAAAATGAAGCGCATCAGATGAAGAACATTTGGATCAGCGTTATCTTATTTATTGTATCTATTTTCTGTATCGGTTTTGCATACCGTTGTATTCTTCATAATAAGATGATGAGTCTTGATTCAGAGTTTTGGAAAGCAATTGGTTTTGGTGCAGTAGGTACGTTCCTATTCTTCTTCTCTTTATCTGGATTCTTATTAAAGGCTATTCAGATGAAGAAGAACTTGTATTATCGTAATCTTAACATGTTCATATTAAGACAGTTAAATAGTAAGATCAACACAACATTTATTTCAATGACATTAATCTCATTAATGTTATTAGTAACGATGGGAACCTTATCAAGCGGTATTGGTGTAGCCAATGCATTAACAGATGGAATTGATGCCAGTAATCCCTTTGATGCAAACTTTATGTATTATATAAATCATGATAAGCATCCAGAACAGACAATTGTTGAAGGACTGAAAAAGGATGGCTTAGATATAAGTAAATTTGCGAAAGAATATAATGAAGTAGTTTTCTATGTCGACCCAAGTCTTACTTATAGTAAGTTATTCACAAAAGATATGAATGCCCAGAAAGAAATTGGAGAGGCATTTTTAAATATGAATAAAGCAAGTATTAATATTTATTCTCTCAGCAATTATAATAAGTCCTTAGAGATGCAGGGATTAGAACCAATCACACTTAAGGAAAATGAGTATGCACTTACTTGTAATTTCTTAAAGATGAAAAATCTCATGAAAAAGATTGTAAAGGCAGATCAAACCATTACATTTAAGGATAAAACTTATAAATTAGGACATTCCCAGTTGATTGAAAGTACCATTGAGAATACAACCATGCAGCAGGATATGGGAAGTATCATACTTCCAGATAGTGCAGTAAAAGGGTTAATTCCTAATTACCGTAACTTAGTCATTAACTATAATCACAAGATGAGTGACAGCGAAGTAAGAGAGTACGTGAACAATTTCTATAAGGATCATAATCGATCAGAGAGACCATATGATTTCTTTAGTACTAAAATCGAGACACATGAAGATGGTGCTGGTATTAAGACGGTGGCTGCTTACTTTGTACTATACATCGGTATTATCTTCTTGATCACTTGTGCAGCTATTCTTGCATTACAGCAATTATCAGAGTCTTCGGATAATGTAGAGCGATATCAGCTTTTATCAAAACTTGGTGTTGAGAAGAAGATGATGAATCGAGCTTTGTATATACAGATCTTCATTTATTTTATGCTTCCATTGGCATTATCGATCGTTCATAGTATTGTAGGAATTTCCGTTGCAAATAATGTAATTGAGGTATTTGGTAAAGTAGATGTAGCAAATAACTCTATCTTTACAGCTATCATTGTTGTAGTAATTTATGGAGGCTATTTTATTGCTACTTGTATTGGCAGTAAGGGCATCATTAAAGTCAAAGGATATAATTAGGCTATAATTGCTAAGAAGTGACAAATACCTTGACAATTCTTCATTTTACTGGTATACTTCACAAGAAGATTTTAAAAGGATTAGTCTATTAGAAGAAAGTAGCGATTATTTTCATATTATATAAAAATGAAGAAAGCTCTTAGTCCAACCCCGGTCTAAGGGCTTTTTATCTTATGTGGGTTTATTGACGTAACAATATTCTATGACTGATGCTTAAAGTATTACAATTCGGAGAGAATAATACTAAAATCTGAGTGCAATAAAGTGTACAGCCAAAGAAAGGAAACATTAGATTATATGGAAACAGTTAGATTTGATGAATTAGACTTACAAGCTCCTATTTTAAGAGCGATTACAGATATGGGGTTTGAACAAGCCAGCCCTATTCAAGCAAAAGCAATTCCTGCCGTATTAACAGGAAGAGATATTATCGGACAGGCTCAGACTGGTACTGGTAAAACAGCTGCTTTTGGTATTCCTCTTTTACAGAGCGTAGACCCAAAAAATAAACATTTACAAGCCGTAGTATTATGCCCAACACGAGAATTAGCGATTCAGGTATCTGAAGAAATTCGTCGTTTATCTAAATACTTACATGGCATTAAAGTACTACCTATCTATGGTGGTCAAGAAATTTCAAAACAAATTCGTTCGTTAAAAGCAGGAACTCAAGTAGTGATCGGAACACCTGGACGTGTTATGGATCATATGAGAAGAAAAACAGTTAAGTTTGACCAAGTTAAAATGATGGTATTAGATGAAGCTGATGAAATGTTAAACATGGGATTCCGTGAAGATATCGAAACGATTCTTACAGAAATTCCTGAAGAAAGACAAACAGTATTCTTCTCTGCAACAATGCCTAAATCTATCATGGAAATCACAAAGAAATTCCAAAAGGATGCAGAAATTATTCGTGTTGTGAAGAAAGAACTTACAGTTCCTAAAATTGAACAATATTACTACGAAGTAAGACCAAAGAACAAAGTAGAAGTTTTATCTCGTTTACTTGATATTTATGCTCCAAAGTTATCAGTTGTATTCTGTAATACAAAGAAACAAGTAGATGAATTAGTAGAAGCATTAAAAGGAAGAGGTTACTTTGCGGAAGGACTTCATGGCGATATGAAGCAACAACAAAGAGACCGTGTTATGAACCGCTTCAGAACAAGCAAAACTGATATCTTAGTTGCTACAGACGTTGCAGCAAGAGGTATCGACGTTGATGACGTAGAAGCAGTATTTAACTATGATGTTCCTCAAGATGAAGAATTCTACGTACACCGTATCGGACGTACAGGCCGTGCCGGAAGAGAAGGTAAAGCATTTACATTTGTTGTAGGAAAAGATATTTATAAATTAAAAGATATCCAACGTTACTGCAAGACTAAATTAATTGCACAACCAATCCCATCTTTAAATGATGTAACAAATACAAAAGTTGAAAAGATTCTTGATAGTGCATCAGAAATCATCTCAGCTGGCGAATTATCTTCAACGATTACATTGATCGAAGAAAGATTAAATCAAGAAGATTACACATCACTTGAAATGGCAGCAGCGTTCCTTAAGATGATCATGGGAAGTGAAAACGAACAGATCGAAGAAGCTTCTTCAAATAATTTCAATTATGAAGGAACTGGCGGAAAAGATGGTATGGTTCGTTTATTTATCAATATTGGTAAGAACCAAAATGTTAGACCAAAAGATATCTTAGGCGCTATTGCTGGTGAAACTGGTATGCCAGGACGTTTAGTTGGAACAATCGATATGTATGATAAATATACATTTGTTGAAGTTCCTAAGGAATATGCAAAAGAAGTTGTAGATATCATGAAAAATGCGAAGATCAAAGGCAAAAACATTAATGTTGAACCTGCGAATCGCAAATAATAGATAAAAAAAGCGAGAGTCCACGTGACTCTCGCTTTTCTTGTTTACGAGAACAATCAGTTAAAAAATATGGCAGATTATGTTATAATGTACATTGTATGAATGAGGAATTTTACTACATAATAATTAAGAGAGGGAATGAGTTCATGAATAGGATATTAGTTGGATTGATTTTTGTAATGTTGAATCTGGTTATATGCCCATCAGATAATAGGATGATTGGAATTTTACCTGATTTCATTGGTTATTACTTTTTAGTCAGTGGTTTTCGAAGAATGGAAAGAGAAAGCGAACATTTTAAATGCGCGAAGCCAGTTGCAGTCTTAATGGGAATTTATATGACAGTTTCTTACGTGGCGAATCTATTTGCAGGAAAGACTTTAAATGAAATGTATGAAGTTTTAATTGTGAATGTATTTACTTTGGCTGGGCTACTCTATATTCTATATGAAGTGGTTAAAGGAGTAGAAGAGTTACAAGAGAAACATGAAATTGGATTAAAGATCACAGTGATGAAGTGGCAGTGGAGAATTATTGCAATTGGAAAAGTTGTCATTCTTGTATTAACAGCACTTGAGATGTTAGTTCAACATAGTGAGAAAGAAATGAGTCTGATCTATTCGCCATTATCCGGTGGTATGAGTATAGTATTTTACATAATAATAGCGATGATCAATATAGTATCATTATGGTTTATCATAGAATTTAGTCAGAGAGATAAGCAGATGTATCGAGAATAGAGCAGAAATGGTAATGAGGAGAGAGAGATGAAAAAGATATTCATTGGATTATTTTTTATACTTTTTGAGTATACATTCAGTATCAACAAGTTAGAGATAGGACTCGTTCCAGATTTTGTGGGTTATATATTGATCTTTATGGGGCTGGGCGAGCTAGAGAATGAGAGTACATATTTTAAAAAGCTAAAAGGCGTTGTAATCGGAATGGTAGGATACAGTTCTATTCTATACATTCTTACTCTTTTTAGATTAATACAAGACAAACAAAATATATGGGAAGTGCTATTACTAGGACTTATTGTTGCGGTAGCTGAATTATATATTTTATATGAAATTATTATGGGATTACAGGAACTAGAACAAGTAAAACAAAGGGATTTTCAGGTTATCTCTCTAAAAAGTATATGGAAGAGTCAAGCAATTATTAGTGCAATAATAGAGGTAATCGGATTGGGACTTATTCTGTGTCTAGGGTCTGTGGATAATATTAAGAAAATCGGAAGTAAGTTTGAAGGTCCGATTATGTTTGTTACCATGGTGATAATAGGTCTTGGGATTGCAGGCTTTGTATTGAATATCAATTTTTTAGTCAAATTTTATAAAGCAAAAAAAGAGTACGAACAGCAGTAGCAAAGTAGATCAAAAGGTTTACAACTTTGTTACAACGTGCAAATACTTTGTATAAAACCTTATGATACAATTCTTGTGTTAAGTTAGATATTCATAGTTAGGGAGGATATTCATGAATATTAAGTTATTAAGAAAGCACAAGTTTGGAGTATTTGTTGTTGGATTAGAACTGATCTTATCCATTATCTTTGTTGGATTCCTATCTGTATTAAATATAGTGGATTCATCACTCGTGATTATGATAGCAGTATGTTTGGTGGGACTCAGTATGTTTTTATTGCTTACTCAGATCAGTAAGAAGGCACATACATTAGGTAAGGTGATGTCTATCCTGTTTAGTATCCTGTTAGTAATGGGCTCATTTTATGAGTTTAAGGCATATAGCACTCTAGGAAAAGTGTCCGCCCAGAATTATCAGGTTGTTAAGATGTCTACCATTGCAATGAAGAAGAATCCTGCAAACAATGTAAAGGATGTAGTTAACGATACTTTTGGAATCGTTGGAGTTAATGATAGAAAGAATACAGATAAAACAATAGATTCCATTGAGAAGGAATACAAGGTATCTTTGAAAACAAAAGAATATGCAGATGTAAAGACGTTAGTAACTGGTCTTTATCAAGGCGAGATTAGTGTTATTGTCTTTAATGAAGCAAATCGAGGCATGATTATAGAATCTTTTAAGGACTTTAATAACGCAACAAAAGTATTAGGAAGAGTAGAAGCCAAAAGTGAATTAGAGAATACAAAGGCGGCTAGCGATGTAACAAAAGAGCCGTTTAGTGTATATCTATCCGGTATTGATACCAATGGGAAGGTTTCTGAAACGAGCCGAAGTGATGTAAATATCATGGCTACGGTCAATTCAAAGACAAAGGAAATCTTATTAATTTCAACACCACGTGATTACTATGTACCACTTCCAAATTCCAATGGTGTAAGAGATAAACTTACTCATACAGGAATTTATGGAGTTGATTGTTCCATTGGTACCTTAGAAAAACTATATGATGTCGATATCAATTACTACTTAAGAGTTAACTTTACAGGATTTAAGAAGATCGTTGATTCTTTAGGTGGTGTTACGGTACATTCGGATTATACCTTTAAAGCTGACTGGGGACCAAGCTTTGTGAAGGGGGATAATAAAGTGAATGGTAAGCAGGCACTAGCTTTTGCAAGACAACGTCATGATTATTTCAGAGGCAGAAAGACCGGATTAGAGGGCGGTGATAATCAAAGAGGACGTAATCAGCAATACTTGATCAAAGCAATTGTTAATAAAGCAACATCACCATCCATCCTTAAAAATTTCTCGGGACTTATGGATAGTATTGCAGAAAGCATTGAAACTAATATGAAGACTTCTGAGATCACGGATTTAGTTAAGATGCAGTTATCTGATATGTCAGCTTGGAATATTACGATGATCAACGCAACAGGAACAGGCGAAAAGGCAACTACTTTCTCGATGCCATCGACAAGACTTTATGTTATGGTGCCAGATGAATCAACTGTAAAAGCAGCGAAGAAGATGGTAGATAAAGTAGAAGCTGGCGAACATATCACAGAAGAGGAATTTAAGAAACTCGCGGCACAAAATAAAACGAATAATTAATAACTTCCGAAATCTTGTAATATAGTGTAATTGGAGGTGGATTATGAAGAATAGGAATAAAAGTTCAATAATCTTTATTACACTGATCGTAGTAGTCTTGCTTTTAATTGGAGGGAGTACTACGATATTAGCTTCAAAGAGAAAAGTGACCGCCATTGGTGATTCAGTTATGCTTGGCGCAGTTCCTAACATTAAAAAGACAGTTCCCGGGTGTACGGTAGATGCTAAGGTGAGCAGACAAGTGGTGAAAGGGACAGAGATCGCAAAGCAGCTAAATAAGAAGGGAAAACTCGGAAATATAGTAGTGATTGCATTAGGAACCAATGGGCCTTTTAAACAAAGTGCTGGTCAAAAGCTTATTAATTACTTAGGAAAAAAGAGGACGATCTATTGGATGACTACATATGGGAAGCATCTAAAATGGATGAAGAGTGTGAACAAAGTGATTTATGCGTTAGCAAAAAAAAATAAAAATGTTCACGTGATTGATTGGGCAGGTAAAGCTGCTTCTCATTCAGAGTGGTTGTATAAGGATGGAGTTCATTTGCAGCCCAAAGGAAGAGCAGCATATGCAAAAATGATCGCTCAAAAGATAAAATAATAAAGTAAAAGCCGGTATGAGATTATCATACCGGCTTTTGAGGTTAAATGAATGCTATTTTATTATTATTGTTATTATTATTGGTGGAATAAAAGTTATATTATAATATTAATTAAGCACCGAAGTATCTATTTAATAAACCTTCGAAAGCTTTACCGTGACGAGCT carries:
- a CDS encoding ABC transporter, ATP-binding protein, whose translation is MSEILKVENIEKYYGRRGNITKAIDGISFRVEEGEYIGIMGASGSGKTTLLNAISTIDTVTAGQIYINDENITKLKSKALSKFRRDNLGFIFQDFNLLDTLTAYENIALALTIHKIPATTIDAKVKEVAAKLNIEAVLDKYPYQMSGGQKQRVASARAIITNPTLVLADEPTGALDSKSARMLLESFETLNDDLGATIMMVTHDAFTASYCKRILFIKDGRIFNEIHRGKETRKEFFNRIIEVVTLLGGDNSNVL
- a CDS encoding probable ABC transporter, which gives rise to MFCKIAINNVKKSIKDYLIYFMTLTFGVCLFYVFNSIETQQQMLQLTKSQYEIMEVLVKVMGTLSIFISVILGFLILYANKFLMKRRHREFGIYMSLGMDKRRVSRILMIETLLIGIASLAVGIVIGIFASQGLSAVTAKLMNTGIKKFYFTFSMDAALKSMLYFGIIFIFVMIFNTVIVSKYKLINLLYSNRKNEAHQMKNIWISVILFIVSIFCIGFAYRCILHNKMMSLDSEFWKAIGFGAVGTFLFFFSLSGFLLKAIQMKKNLYYRNLNMFILRQLNSKINTTFISMTLISLMLLVTMGTLSSGIGVANALTDGIDASNPFDANFMYYINHDKHPEQTIVEGLKKDGLDISKFAKEYNEVVFYVDPSLTYSKLFTKDMNAQKEIGEAFLNMNKASINIYSLSNYNKSLEMQGLEPITLKENEYALTCNFLKMKNLMKKIVKADQTITFKDKTYKLGHSQLIESTIENTTMQQDMGSIILPDSAVKGLIPNYRNLVINYNHKMSDSEVREYVNNFYKDHNRSERPYDFFSTKIETHEDGAGIKTVAAYFVLYIGIIFLITCAAILALQQLSESSDNVERYQLLSKLGVEKKMMNRALYIQIFIYFMLPLALSIVHSIVGISVANNVIEVFGKVDVANNSIFTAIIVVVIYGGYFIATCIGSKGIIKVKGYN
- a CDS encoding DEAD-box ATP-dependent RNA helicase CshA, which produces METVRFDELDLQAPILRAITDMGFEQASPIQAKAIPAVLTGRDIIGQAQTGTGKTAAFGIPLLQSVDPKNKHLQAVVLCPTRELAIQVSEEIRRLSKYLHGIKVLPIYGGQEISKQIRSLKAGTQVVIGTPGRVMDHMRRKTVKFDQVKMMVLDEADEMLNMGFREDIETILTEIPEERQTVFFSATMPKSIMEITKKFQKDAEIIRVVKKELTVPKIEQYYYEVRPKNKVEVLSRLLDIYAPKLSVVFCNTKKQVDELVEALKGRGYFAEGLHGDMKQQQRDRVMNRFRTSKTDILVATDVAARGIDVDDVEAVFNYDVPQDEEFYVHRIGRTGRAGREGKAFTFVVGKDIYKLKDIQRYCKTKLIAQPIPSLNDVTNTKVEKILDSASEIISAGELSSTITLIEERLNQEDYTSLEMAAAFLKMIMGSENEQIEEASSNNFNYEGTGGKDGMVRLFINIGKNQNVRPKDILGAIAGETGMPGRLVGTIDMYDKYTFVEVPKEYAKEVVDIMKNAKIKGKNINVEPANRK
- a CDS encoding exopolysaccharide biosynthesis transcriptional activator EpsA, whose protein sequence is MNIKLLRKHKFGVFVVGLELILSIIFVGFLSVLNIVDSSLVIMIAVCLVGLSMFLLLTQISKKAHTLGKVMSILFSILLVMGSFYEFKAYSTLGKVSAQNYQVVKMSTIAMKKNPANNVKDVVNDTFGIVGVNDRKNTDKTIDSIEKEYKVSLKTKEYADVKTLVTGLYQGEISVIVFNEANRGMIIESFKDFNNATKVLGRVEAKSELENTKAASDVTKEPFSVYLSGIDTNGKVSETSRSDVNIMATVNSKTKEILLISTPRDYYVPLPNSNGVRDKLTHTGIYGVDCSIGTLEKLYDVDINYYLRVNFTGFKKIVDSLGGVTVHSDYTFKADWGPSFVKGDNKVNGKQALAFARQRHDYFRGRKTGLEGGDNQRGRNQQYLIKAIVNKATSPSILKNFSGLMDSIAESIETNMKTSEITDLVKMQLSDMSAWNITMINATGTGEKATTFSMPSTRLYVMVPDESTVKAAKKMVDKVEAGEHITEEEFKKLAAQNKTNN
- a CDS encoding putative acyltransferase: MKNRNKSSIIFITLIVVVLLLIGGSTTILASKRKVTAIGDSVMLGAVPNIKKTVPGCTVDAKVSRQVVKGTEIAKQLNKKGKLGNIVVIALGTNGPFKQSAGQKLINYLGKKRTIYWMTTYGKHLKWMKSVNKVIYALAKKNKNVHVIDWAGKAASHSEWLYKDGVHLQPKGRAAYAKMIAQKIK